The sequence TAATAACTATCGGTACATTTGATGGTGTACACCTAGGTCATCAAAAAGTATTAAGTAAACTAAAAATTTCAGCATCTGAAAAAAATGCAGAAAGTATATTGTTGACTTTTTTTCCACACCCAAGAATGGTTCTTCAACAAGATTTAGACATAAAACTTCTAAATACTATTGAAGAAAAAAAGAATCTTATATCTAAATTCGGAGTAGATAATCTTATTATCCATCCTTTTGATTTAGATTTCTCAAGACTTACAGCAGAAGAATTCGTAAAAAACATACTTGTAGACCAATTGAATATTTGCAAAATAATAATTGGTTACGATCATCGTTTTGGAAGAAATAGGACAGCAACAATTACTGACTTAATTGCTTTTGGAGAAGAATACAATTTTGATGTTGAGCAAATTACAGCAAAAGAAATCGATGAAATTTCAATTAGTTCAACAAAAATAAGAAATGCTTTATTAGAAGGGGATATTGAAACTGCAAATAATTTTCTAGGAAATCCATATTCGATAGACGGAATTATAGTTGAAGGAAAAAAAATTGGTAGAACATTAAATTTTCCAACAGCAAATATAAAGGTTTCTGAAAGCTATAAATTAATTCCGAAAAATGGTGCCTATATTGTTTCTATAGAAATATCAGATAAAGAATACTTTGGGATGATGAATATTGGTACAAATCCAACAGTTTCAGAAGGCGAACAAAGTATAGAGGTACATATTTTTGATTTTAATGAAACTATTTATGGTAAAAATGTAAAAGTAAATCTATTAGAACGAATTAGAGATGAAAAAAAATATGATTCTTTAGATGATTTAAAAGAACAGCTTATACTTGATAAAAAAACATCTATTGAAAAAATAATAAAATACCAATGATTTCAAGTTTATCTAAACCAATTGATAATGCTGCTTTAATTGTATTTAGAATATTTTTCGGGTTTTTATTAGCCTGTGAAAGCTTTGGTGCAATAGCAACTGGTTGGGTAAAAAAAATACTGATTGATCCACAATTTACATTTTCATTCATTGGTTTTGAATGGCTACAACCACTATCTGGAAACGGAATGTATTTCTATTTTTTTATAATGGGAATTTTAGGAATCCTAATAATGATTGGATATCGTTATACTTACGCTATGATTCTTTACACCCTTTTATGGACTGGCGTATATTTTATGCAAAAATCTTCATATAATAATCATTATTACTTATTACTAATCATAAGTTTTATAATGATTTTTCTCCCTGCAAACAAATCATATTCATTAGATACAAAGCTAAACAATGTAGAAAAAACCAATTTTATGCCACAATGGATAAAATTAGTCTTCATAACCCAAATTGCAATTGTATATTTTTATGCTGCATTTGCAAAATTATATCCTGATTGGCTAGATGGAACAT is a genomic window of Flavobacterium jumunjinense containing:
- a CDS encoding bifunctional riboflavin kinase/FAD synthetase, with the protein product MSKIKILTFAINILPLKIYNSINSFSNKRKTVITIGTFDGVHLGHQKVLSKLKISASEKNAESILLTFFPHPRMVLQQDLDIKLLNTIEEKKNLISKFGVDNLIIHPFDLDFSRLTAEEFVKNILVDQLNICKIIIGYDHRFGRNRTATITDLIAFGEEYNFDVEQITAKEIDEISISSTKIRNALLEGDIETANNFLGNPYSIDGIIVEGKKIGRTLNFPTANIKVSESYKLIPKNGAYIVSIEISDKEYFGMMNIGTNPTVSEGEQSIEVHIFDFNETIYGKNVKVNLLERIRDEKKYDSLDDLKEQLILDKKTSIEKIIKYQ